The following proteins are co-located in the Sphaeramia orbicularis chromosome 24, fSphaOr1.1, whole genome shotgun sequence genome:
- the mrpl19 gene encoding large ribosomal subunit protein bL19m has translation MAVCTKGLDKYILSLRLLRNFQLQNERLLSTSTCRLATEKDGGKPPKFIPPSKPIIIDKTQTAASLRKFLSPEFIPPRQRTDPFKFSIERKDMIRRRKVLDIPEFYVGSILAVTMSDPNASGKTSRFVGICIQRGGKGLGATFVLRNIIDNQGVEICYELYSPRITKIEVLKLEKRLDDNLMYLRDALPEYSTVNPDIKPVPISPTDEVPVNKLKVKMRPKPWSKRWERPKFNIKGINFNLCLTPEKMEHAQKWAEPWREYDMLKEYDTSKLEEQIFSEVQREMNK, from the exons ATGGCAGTCTGCACGAAGGGGCTCGACAAATACATCCTTTCGCTGAGATTATTGCGAAactttcagctccaaaatgaac GACTCCTGTCAACGTCTACGTGCCGTCTTGCTACGGAGAAAGACGGTGGAAAACCCCCTAAGTTCATCCCTCCATCTAAACCTATCATTATAGATAAAACACAAACTGCAGCATCTCTGCGCAA GTTTCTCAGTCCAGAGTTCATCCCTCCCAGGCAGAGAACAGATCCATTCAAGTTTTCAATAGAAAGAAAAGACATGATCAGGAGGAGGAAAGTACTTGATATCCCTGAATTCTACGTTG GGAGTATCCTAGCTGTGACAATGTCGGACCCAAATGCAAGTGGAAAAACAAGCCGCTTTGTTGGTATCTGCATCCAGAGGGGTGGAAAGGGACTGGGAGCCACATTTGTACTGAGAAACATTATTGATAACCAAG gtgTGGAGATCTGCTATGAGCTGTACAGCCCCCGCATCACGAAGATTGAGGTGCTGAAGTTGGAGAAGAGGTTGGATGACAACCTGATGTATCTTAGAGACGCCCTGCCTGAGTACAGCACCGTGAACCCTGACATAAAACCTGTGCCAATTTCTCCAACTGATGAGGTCCCTGTCAACAAG ctcAAGGTAAAGATGCGCCCAAAGCCATGGTCTAAACGTTGGGAACGGCCCAAGTTCAACATCAAGGGCATTAACTTCAATCTGTGCCTGACACCAGAGAAGATGGAGCACGCCCAGAAGTGGGCAGAACCTTGGCGGGAGTACGACATGTTGAAGGAGTATGACACATCCAAACTGGAGGAACAGATCTTCAGTGAGGTCCAGAGGGAGATGAACAAGTGA